Part of the Streptococcaceae bacterium ESL0687 genome is shown below.
AAACCTATGAATAATCCAATATTAGACGATTTAATGAAAGAAGATGCCCTCAAGAATTTTGAGACTCCAAGTGATCTTGAGAGGGTTGAGCCAGGTAATATGGTAGAGCCTGATGCTTTCAAGCAAGAGCAAATGAAGTCTACAACCTTATCGACTTTGAGTCCAGATGAGATTGAGCAGGCTAAGAAGTTAGTTGAAGGGCTGGATGAAAATGATTCCCAGTCGGTTATTCAATATGGTACCAATGCCCAAAAAAAGATTGGGGATTTTTCTCAGTCAGTTTTAGACAAGGTTCAGGCCCAAGACTTGGGTGAGGTCGGTTCAAGCCTTACTGATTTGATGTTTCGCTTGAAGGAAGCAGATACCAATGATTTGGTTGCTGAGGATAAGGGATTTTTCAGTAAGATGTTTGGAAAGGTTAAAAAATCTGTTTTTGAAATTACCCAGAAATATCAAAAAATTGGGGCAGGAATTGATAAAATTGCAGGCAAGCTTGACTATGAACAGGCAGTTTTATTGGCTGATAATAAGGTTTTAGAAGATCTTTATGATGAAAATTTAAATTATTTTAAGGCCTTGAATGTTTATATAGCTGGAGCTGAGCTTAAAATGATGGAACTTGATGAGGAGACGATTCCCCAAGCTAGACTTAAGGCCCAGGAAGCTAGTGAGGATGCTTTGGCCATTCAAAAAATTAGTGATCTTGAAGCTTATAGAAATCGTTTGGACAAAAGAACCTACGACTTACGCTTGGTTAGGCAGATAACCATTCAGCAGGCACCGCAAATTCGCTTGATTCAAAATACCAACCAGGAGCTGGCTGAAAAGATTCAAACTTCAATCAATACTGCCATTCCCCTATGGAAGAATCAGGTTGCTATAGCTTTAACCCTTTTAAAACAAAAGGATGCTTTGACAAGTCAGCGGATTGTTTCTGAAACGACCAATGATTTGATGGCTAAAAATAGTGAGATGTTAAAAACTTCAGCCCTTGAAGCAGCTAGAGAAAACGAACGAGGAGTGGTTGATATTGAAACCCTCAAGAAAACTCAAGATGACCTAATTTATACTATCCAGGAAACCTTGAGGATCCAAGCCGAAGGAAGCCGCAAACGCCGGGAATCAGAAGTTGAACTGGCAAAAATGGAAGAAGATATCAAGGTCAAATTACTAGAAGTAAGTGGCAAATAAAAAACAAGCATCCTCTAAGTAGGGTGCTTGTTTTAATTTTAATACTAATTTCACTAAATAGGTATATACCAATTGACAGAGTTTTTTAAAGGAGTAAAATAGGAAGCAAAGTAGAAATAATTAATAAGGGGAAATTATGAAATACATAAAAGCGGATAGGTTCTTTTATCCTTATGAGGTTAAGGGTCCAGGATACCTTGAAATTACAGGTAAAAAATTTGGTAGCTATGTGACTGATGTACCTGAGGGATTGGAGGCTGAAATAGTCGACTACAGTGGTTACTCGATTAGTCCAGGTTTGGTTGACACCCACATCCACGGCTTTGCTGGAGTTGATATTATGGATAATAATATTGAAGGGGTTTTAGGTGACATGAGCCTAGGACTTCTTGAGACAGGAGTGACTAGCTTTTTAGCCACTACCCTCACAGGGGATCATGCCCTTTTAAAAGAAGTAGCAGAGAATCTTGGAAAAAATTACAAGAAGGCCCAAGGGGCAAAAATTCAGGGTATCTACTTTGAAGGTCCCTATTTTACAGAAGAATATAAGGGTGCACAAAATCCTAGATACTTTTCTGACCCCTCTGTCGAAGAGTTTAGACTGTGGCAAGAAGCTTCAGGAGGAATTATTAAAAAGATTGCCCTTGCACCAGAAAGAGACGGGGTAGAAGATTTTGTTAATAAAATCAGCCGAGATGGCGTGGCTGTAGCCTTGGGTCATTCTAATGGAACCCTAGAGGATGCTACTCGGGCTGTTGAGGCTGGGGCAAGTGTCTGGGTTCATGCCTATAATGGAATGCGCGGTTTAAGCCACAGGGAAGTTGGTATGGTTGGTTCCATGTTTGAGCTTCCTCATACCTATGCTGAGTTAATTTGTGATGGCCATCATGTTCATCCTAAGGCTTGTGATATTTTAATTAAGCAAAAGGGTCATGAGCATGTAGCCCTTATAACTGACTGCATGAGGGCTGGTGGTCAAGCTGATGGAGACTATAAGTTAGGCGAATTTGACGTTATTGTTAAAGATGGTACTGCCCGCCTGAAAGATGGTGGTAATCTTGCTGGAAGTATCCTACAGTTAAAGGATGCCCTTAAAAATGTTGTAGCTTGGGGGCTAGCAAGTCCTGAGGAAGCCATAAGGATGGCCACTCTTATTCCAGCCCTATCTTCAAAAATTGATGATAAATGCGGCCGTCTCAAGGAAGGTCGCGACGCTGACTTTATTGTTTTAGATGAAAAAATGGATCTTGTATCCACTTGGATTGACGGAGTTTGCCGCTATAAAAGATAGATTTGATCTATCTTTTTTTATGTAAACAAGTTAATTATGTTTAAAAGTTAAAATATTTGCTAAAATGATTGTAATTGATATAATAGATTAAAGGTCAAAAAAGGTCAAACTTTGAATAACTTTAAAATTTACTTATAAAAGGAGATTAATATGCTTTGTCAAAACTGTAAAAAAAATGAAGCTACAATCCATCTATACACAACTGTAGATGGAAAAAAACACCAAACAGATCTCTGCCAAAAATGCTATCAAGAGTTAAAGGTTGGAGGTCGAACCAATCTTTTTGATGGTCCTCAAAATTCTAATACTAGTGATGAAAATAACCGCCAATACAATCCCTTTGAAGATTTATTTGGAACCTTAAATAGGGAATTTCAAATAGGCTATGGTCAGGTTCCACCAACTCAAACAGGTGGTGCTAACGGCGGAGGCAAGGGGCCAAGGAAACCAAGGAGCTCTAAACCTTCCCTTCTAGATGAATTTGGCATCAATATTACTGATTTTGCTAGGCAGGGGAAAATTGATCCTGTAATCGGACGTGATCAAGAAATCACAAGAGTAATTGAAATCCTAAATAGGAGAACTAAAAATAATCCAGTCTTAATTGGGGAGCCTGGAGTTGGTAAAACGGCAGTTGTTGAAGGACTTGCCCAAAAGATCATTGATGAAGACGTTCCGCAAAAACTTCTTGGAAAAGAAGTTATCAGGCTTGATGTAGTAAGCCTTGTCCAAGGTACAGGAGTTCGTGGACAATTTGAAGAGAGGATGCAAAAGCTTCTTGAGGAAATAAAAGAGCGTGATGATGTAATTTTATTCATTGATGAAATTCACGAAATCGTTGGGGCTGGAAGTACCGGTGACGGAAGTATGGATGCAGGAAATATTCTAAAGCCTGCCCTTGCTCGAGGTGAAGTTCAGATGGTCGGGGCAACAACCTTAAATGAATACAGGATAATTGAAAAAGACGCAGCCCTTGAAAGAAGGATGCAGCCTGTAAAAGTTGATGAGCCAAGTGTTGATGAGACCATTACCATCCTCAAAGGAATTCAAAAGAGATATGAGGACTATCACCATGTTAACTACACTGATGAGGCTATAATTCAAGCTGTCCAACTATCTAATCGCTATATTCAAGATAGGTTCCTGCCTGATAAGGCAATTGACCTTCTTGATGAGGCCGGTTCTAAGAAAAATCTAACCCTTCGCTTCCTTGATCCAGATGATTTGACTAGAAAAATCGAAGAGGCTGAAAATCAAAAGAATGAGGCCATGGTACTTGAAGACTTTGAAAAGGCAGCTTTCTTCCGAGATCAGATTTCTAAACTTAAGGTTTTAAGGGAGGAAAGTGGTGAAAAAGTGGACACGCCTGTAATTTCTGAAAAGGATATTGAGGCCATTATTGAGCAAAAAACCAGTATTCCTGTTGGAAATATTAAGGAAAAAGAACAAAGTCAATTAATAAATTTAGCCAGTGACTTAAAGGCTCATGTGATTGGTCAAGATGATGCTGTTGATAAGATTTCAAAGGCTATTCGTCGTAACCGAATTGGTCTTGGTAAGGACAATCGTCCAATTGGATCATTTATGTTTGTAGGTCCTACTGGAGTCGGAAAAACTGAGCTTGCCAAACAACTTGCCAAGGAGTTATTTGGATCAGAAGACAGCATGATTCGCTTTGATATGAGCGAATACATGGAAAAACATAGTGTGGCCAAACTTATTGGAGCTCCTCCTGGATATGTAGGATATGAAGAAGCAGGTCAACTTTCAGAGAAGGTTCGCCGCAACCCATATTCTCTTATTCTTCTGGATGAAATTGAAAAAGCCCATCCTGATGTTATGCATATGTTCCTTCAAGTCTTAGATGACGGACGTCTAACTGATGCTCAAGGTCGAACAATCAGCTTCAAGGATGCAATCATCATTATGACCAGTAATGCTGGAAGTGGTAAGGTTGAAGCCAGTGTTGGTTTTGGAGCAGCCCGTGAGGGACGGACAAACTCTGTCTTAGGTCAACTGGGAGATTTCTTTAGCCCTGAGTTTATGAACCGTTTTGATGGAATCATTGAATTTAAACCTTTAGATAAAGAAAATCTTCTTAAGATTGTTGATTTGATGCTTGCTGGAGTTAATGGTCAACTTGCTAAAAATGACATTCACTTGGATGTAACTGATAAAGCCAAGGAAAAATTAGTCGATTTAGGTTATGATCCAGCCATGGGGGCAAGGCCACTTCGTAGGACCATCCAAGATAATATTGAGGACGGTGTGGCTGATTTCTACCTGGAAAATCCAGATAATAATAGGCTGGTTGCTGATTTGAACAAAGATGACAAGATTGTTATTAGAAAAAAACGAGGACGCAAGAAAAAAGCAGACCTCAAAAATGACAAATTGGCCCAAGCTGAACAAGCAGAATTAGTAGAGTAAGTAAAACAACAAAAAAAGAATCCCTTAGGATTCTTTTTTTGTTGTTTGCCTGTGAATGCAGTGCCAGTCTTTATTTCTGCGCCAGATACTTGTTACTAAGTAACTATTTTTACCGGTAAAGTATTCATAGTTTAGAATAAAGGTTTTTTTACTGATTCTGGTAG
Proteins encoded:
- a CDS encoding toxic anion resistance protein → MVEPDAFKQEQMKSTTLSTLSPDEIEQAKKLVEGLDENDSQSVIQYGTNAQKKIGDFSQSVLDKVQAQDLGEVGSSLTDLMFRLKEADTNDLVAEDKGFFSKMFGKVKKSVFEITQKYQKIGAGIDKIAGKLDYEQAVLLADNKVLEDLYDENLNYFKALNVYIAGAELKMMELDEETIPQARLKAQEASEDALAIQKISDLEAYRNRLDKRTYDLRLVRQITIQQAPQIRLIQNTNQELAEKIQTSINTAIPLWKNQVAIALTLLKQKDALTSQRIVSETTNDLMAKNSEMLKTSALEAARENERGVVDIETLKKTQDDLIYTIQETLRIQAEGSRKRRESEVELAKMEEDIKVKLLEVSGK
- the nagA gene encoding N-acetylglucosamine-6-phosphate deacetylase, giving the protein MMKYIKADRFFYPYEVKGPGYLEITGKKFGSYVTDVPEGLEAEIVDYSGYSISPGLVDTHIHGFAGVDIMDNNIEGVLGDMSLGLLETGVTSFLATTLTGDHALLKEVAENLGKNYKKAQGAKIQGIYFEGPYFTEEYKGAQNPRYFSDPSVEEFRLWQEASGGIIKKIALAPERDGVEDFVNKISRDGVAVALGHSNGTLEDATRAVEAGASVWVHAYNGMRGLSHREVGMVGSMFELPHTYAELICDGHHVHPKACDILIKQKGHEHVALITDCMRAGGQADGDYKLGEFDVIVKDGTARLKDGGNLAGSILQLKDALKNVVAWGLASPEEAIRMATLIPALSSKIDDKCGRLKEGRDADFIVLDEKMDLVSTWIDGVCRYKR
- a CDS encoding AAA family ATPase, whose translation is MLCQNCKKNEATIHLYTTVDGKKHQTDLCQKCYQELKVGGRTNLFDGPQNSNTSDENNRQYNPFEDLFGTLNREFQIGYGQVPPTQTGGANGGGKGPRKPRSSKPSLLDEFGINITDFARQGKIDPVIGRDQEITRVIEILNRRTKNNPVLIGEPGVGKTAVVEGLAQKIIDEDVPQKLLGKEVIRLDVVSLVQGTGVRGQFEERMQKLLEEIKERDDVILFIDEIHEIVGAGSTGDGSMDAGNILKPALARGEVQMVGATTLNEYRIIEKDAALERRMQPVKVDEPSVDETITILKGIQKRYEDYHHVNYTDEAIIQAVQLSNRYIQDRFLPDKAIDLLDEAGSKKNLTLRFLDPDDLTRKIEEAENQKNEAMVLEDFEKAAFFRDQISKLKVLREESGEKVDTPVISEKDIEAIIEQKTSIPVGNIKEKEQSQLINLASDLKAHVIGQDDAVDKISKAIRRNRIGLGKDNRPIGSFMFVGPTGVGKTELAKQLAKELFGSEDSMIRFDMSEYMEKHSVAKLIGAPPGYVGYEEAGQLSEKVRRNPYSLILLDEIEKAHPDVMHMFLQVLDDGRLTDAQGRTISFKDAIIIMTSNAGSGKVEASVGFGAAREGRTNSVLGQLGDFFSPEFMNRFDGIIEFKPLDKENLLKIVDLMLAGVNGQLAKNDIHLDVTDKAKEKLVDLGYDPAMGARPLRRTIQDNIEDGVADFYLENPDNNRLVADLNKDDKIVIRKKRGRKKKADLKNDKLAQAEQAELVE